The Mucilaginibacter rubeus genomic interval GTCATGCATACTAAAGCCCATCTCTTTTTTAAACATTACGATGGGGATATGGATCAGGAAAAGTGCCAGCCCCAAGTACCTGAACCAGTGCGGAAATAAAAAGCGTGATTTCATGATTGTATGGCCTCCTTAACCTCTGTTGTTAAACCCCTGTTGAGTAAATAGATCTTCCACCTGAAACGGATAATGAAAAACACCAGCAGAGTTAATACATTATACATAGTGAACATAAGAAAACTGAGCCCGTAGGAAGCGAAGATCACTACAGCGAAAACTATATAATTTATATATACAGCCCACTGTAACGAGTCGGAACGAAGCTGTACAATGTGCTCGTCCTCTACAGTCTCCTTTGAAAAGGCTAATAAAATTAAGCCGGATAAGGTTAGGAATAGCTGGATCTCATCGTCGAAGCATTCATCCCTGGCCGCGTCCGTAAAGCTCTGTGCAGTGGGGCGCAGATTATACCACACGAAGATTTGATTTGAGCTGTTTTGCGAATAAATAAAAAAAGCGATTCCTGCTAAAAATAAAAACAGCCCCAGGAACCGGGCTTTTGACGGAAATAAGAATCGTGATTTCATAATTGTAAAGTTTGGCTTACCAAAAGTAAAACAAACTTTACAAATGTCAAATATATTTGACAAAATATTTTTTTAAATCATTCAGCGCTGTTTAAAAACGGTTAAAGATTTTTTCAAGTAGAGACGCATAATTGCGTCTCCTGTAGGACAAGCAGCTTTGCATCTCTCTTTGCTATCGTAAATTACATGCGGGAGACGCAATTATGCGTCTCTACAATTAAAAACAATCGCTTACCGGTAGATAAAACTTCATTGCCGTTGGTTTTAACCAACGGAGTAGTGAGTTGCACGGAGAGGCTTTAGCCCAAATCCGTTTGTATAATTGGGCTAAGGCCAGGACTCTTCAGTCTTTTATGCCGTTGGTTTTAACCAACGGCAATGAATTAAATTGCTTCTAAATAAAAATGCCCGTGGGGACACGGGCATCGGTTTTAAAATTCTTATTTCTTACTTCTAAAAGTCTTGCATCTCAAAACGCTATCCTTCCAGGTAAATATCCAGCAGGCCTTCGGGCAGGTCGATATAAATTTCGCCGCCTTCAACATCAATACCTTTAATGATCTCGATGTTAAGCGGAAACAGTACTTCCTTATTTTTATACTGAACGGTAGCTATCAATTGCTGCGGATATTCCTGCACAGTTAAGATCTCGCCCAATTCGCCATGGGTTTCATCTATGGCGATAAAGCCTTCCACATCATTCAGTGTAAATTCACCTTTTTTCTTTTTAGGCTTCAGTTTATTGGGCAGGTAAATATCCCGTTTAACCAGTGCCGAGGCTTTTTCTATGGTGTCAACGTCTTCCAGGTTAAGGTAGGCGTTGCTTTTTTGCAGGTACTTTATTGATGATACAAAGTAAGGGATCATCTTCCCGGCAATATCAATAAATACAGCATTGAACTTAATATCTTCAATACCATCAAAATCAACGTATATCTGCAATTCGCCTTTCAGGCCTTTGGTTTTTAAAACTGTACCTATCCTGAAATGATCTT includes:
- the rimM gene encoding ribosome maturation factor RimM (Essential for efficient processing of 16S rRNA); protein product: MKAEDHFRIGTVLKTKGLKGELQIYVDFDGIEDIKFNAVFIDIAGKMIPYFVSSIKYLQKSNAYLNLEDVDTIEKASALVKRDIYLPNKLKPKKKKGEFTLNDVEGFIAIDETHGELGEILTVQEYPQQLIATVQYKNKEVLFPLNIEIIKGIDVEGGEIYIDLPEGLLDIYLEG